From a single Deinococcus humi genomic region:
- a CDS encoding manganese catalase family protein: MFYYDNKLQYQVRVDTPDPRFARLLQQAIGGVEGEMRVCLQYLFQAFGARGPAKYRNMLMSTGTEEIGHIEMLATAVALNLEGSSSRVKDEFAANNPVVEALMGGMDPRQYLSAGMAALASDANGVPFNGSHVYASGNLAADMYANVTAEATGRALACRLFEATDDPGMKDMLRFLIARDTMHQQQWLAVIEELGGHKGTLPIPNSFPVEEELRDVSYDYFFTGVEGVEVPSGRWTQGQSLDGMGEFRLNAVKPMGQEPKLAPPMPQAYAEKQQMEGTSGDD, from the coding sequence ATGTTCTATTACGACAACAAGCTGCAGTATCAGGTCCGCGTCGATACCCCCGATCCTCGTTTCGCCCGTCTATTGCAACAGGCCATCGGCGGCGTCGAGGGCGAGATGCGGGTGTGCCTGCAATACCTGTTTCAGGCCTTCGGAGCGCGTGGCCCGGCCAAGTACCGCAACATGCTGATGTCCACCGGCACCGAGGAGATCGGTCACATCGAGATGCTGGCCACCGCCGTGGCCCTGAACCTGGAAGGGTCGTCAAGCCGCGTCAAGGACGAATTTGCCGCGAACAATCCCGTGGTGGAAGCTCTGATGGGCGGCATGGACCCGCGCCAGTACCTCTCTGCAGGCATGGCCGCGCTGGCCTCGGACGCCAACGGAGTGCCGTTCAATGGCTCGCATGTCTACGCCAGTGGCAACCTGGCCGCCGATATGTACGCCAACGTGACCGCCGAGGCCACCGGACGCGCCCTGGCCTGCCGTCTGTTTGAAGCCACCGATGATCCCGGCATGAAAGACATGCTGCGCTTCCTGATCGCCCGCGACACCATGCACCAGCAACAGTGGCTGGCGGTCATCGAGGAACTCGGCGGTCACAAGGGCACGCTGCCCATTCCCAACTCCTTCCCGGTGGAGGAAGAACTGCGTGACGTGAGCTACGACTACTTCTTCACGGGCGTGGAGGGTGTCGAGGTGCCGTCGGGCCGCTGGACCCAGGGCCAGTCGCTCGACGGCATGGGCGAGTTCCGTCTGAACGCAGTCAAGCCAATGGGCCAGGAGCCGAAGCTGGCCCCGCCGATGCCACAGGCGTATGCCGAAAAGCAGCAGATGGAAGGAACCTCCGGCGACGACTGA
- the tpiA gene encoding triose-phosphate isomerase has product MPQNLLALNWKMNKTPAQARGWAEELREKLELGEAELAVMAPSITLPSLAAHLPPGVALGAQDVSAHESGAYTGEISAAMLVDVGAKYAVVGHSERREYHHESDSDVAAKARQAQANGLTPIVCVGEGLEVREKGEQVAYTLGQLQGSLTGVGPDVVIAYEPVWAIGTGKTATADDAEELAAAIRDALTERYGSDAEGIRILYGGSVKPDNIASICAKPNVNGALVGGASLKVPDVIGMNDALK; this is encoded by the coding sequence ATGCCACAGAACCTACTGGCACTGAACTGGAAGATGAACAAGACCCCCGCCCAGGCGAGGGGGTGGGCCGAGGAATTACGTGAGAAATTGGAGCTGGGCGAGGCCGAACTGGCAGTTATGGCCCCCTCCATCACGTTGCCGTCGCTGGCGGCGCACCTGCCTCCCGGCGTCGCTCTCGGCGCGCAGGACGTCTCGGCCCACGAGTCCGGCGCGTACACCGGCGAGATCAGCGCGGCCATGCTCGTGGACGTGGGTGCGAAATACGCCGTCGTGGGCCACAGTGAGCGCCGCGAGTACCACCACGAATCCGATTCGGACGTGGCCGCCAAAGCCAGGCAGGCGCAGGCCAACGGTCTGACCCCGATTGTCTGCGTGGGCGAGGGCCTCGAGGTACGCGAGAAGGGTGAACAGGTGGCCTACACGCTGGGACAGTTGCAAGGTAGCCTGACGGGCGTGGGGCCGGACGTGGTGATCGCCTACGAGCCGGTGTGGGCCATCGGCACGGGCAAAACAGCCACAGCCGACGACGCCGAGGAACTGGCCGCTGCCATTCGCGACGCGCTGACCGAGCGCTACGGCTCAGACGCAGAGGGGATTCGCATCCTGTACGGTGGCAGCGTCAAGCCGGACAACATCGCGTCCATCTGCGCCAAGCCGAACGTCAACGGCGCGCTGGTGGGCGGAGCGAGCCTCAAGGTACCGGACGTGATCGGGATGAACGACGCCTTGAAGTAA
- a CDS encoding glutaredoxin family protein, which translates to MRDITVYTVPQCADCEAVKRLLTSQGAAFTEKNVRGDPLALAEMQAKANVRIAPVTVIGDQVFHDLFDDQRPGILSALGAAK; encoded by the coding sequence ATGCGTGACATTACCGTCTACACGGTTCCCCAATGCGCCGATTGCGAGGCCGTCAAGCGGCTGCTGACCAGCCAGGGGGCCGCCTTCACCGAAAAGAACGTGCGGGGAGATCCCTTGGCGCTGGCCGAAATGCAGGCGAAGGCGAACGTGCGGATTGCCCCCGTGACGGTGATCGGAGATCAGGTCTTTCACGACCTTTTCGATGATCAGCGGCCTGGCATACTGTCCGCGCTGGGGGCCGCAAAATGA
- a CDS encoding homoaconitate hydratase (catalyzes the formation of homoisocitrate from cis-homoaconitate), giving the protein MPRVWKFGDSVNTDDILPGKFAPFMAGEDVFQTFAFHYTRPEFAAQVRPGDVLIGGRNWGLGSSREYAPQALKKLQIGAIVAPSFARIHYRNLLNLGIPAFEADLIDILEDGEEVTLEIDTGTLTYPRGTVQLPPPPEFLREALAEGSILAFFKKHGRFPGERGEGEKPTAEQNP; this is encoded by the coding sequence ATGCCCCGCGTCTGGAAATTTGGCGACAGTGTGAACACCGACGACATCCTGCCCGGCAAGTTTGCCCCGTTCATGGCCGGGGAGGACGTGTTCCAGACTTTCGCCTTTCACTACACCCGCCCGGAATTTGCAGCGCAGGTGCGTCCTGGCGATGTGCTGATCGGGGGGCGGAACTGGGGCCTAGGCAGCAGCCGCGAGTACGCTCCACAGGCCCTCAAGAAGCTGCAGATCGGGGCCATCGTCGCCCCCAGCTTCGCGCGCATCCATTACCGTAACCTGCTGAATCTGGGTATTCCCGCCTTTGAGGCCGATCTGATCGACATTCTAGAAGACGGGGAAGAGGTCACGCTTGAGATCGATACTGGGACGCTGACCTACCCGCGCGGTACCGTCCAACTGCCGCCCCCGCCCGAGTTCCTGCGTGAGGCCCTGGCCGAGGGCAGCATCCTGGCGTTTTTCAAGAAGCACGGACGCTTTCCGGGTGAACGGGGTGAGGGCGAAAAGCCCACGGCGGAGCAGAACCCGTAA
- the pepF gene encoding oligoendopeptidase F, with product MTAAQSSEKPSRLPARAEVPREQTWDIEALYATPQAWEAEAEALPGAIDALAAHAGGLNSPEALLTYLSAADDVELRLTRFFSYASMSASVDGHDAVAAARRDRASSVAARYGSVSAFFRPELLALDETTVSQWLDRPDFADQRVRLDRILRNRPHVRSAEVEELLGAVASPFASERSIHPALANMDLRFGTAGGVKVTQGNVDSLISGPNREVRREAWENYADAHLAARHSQAAMYATNVRQSVFLARARNYPDAITASLAPDRIPVEVVTTLLDTYRANTPIWHRYWRVRRDWLGLQELREYDVKASLVPPRKVEYAQAVDWIAAGMAPLGEDYVKDLRFGLTEDRWTDYAENDGKRQGAYSNGGGRVKPYIFMTWNGTLGSYSTLAHEIGHSMHSLLSMREHPYSVPRYTLFHAEVASNFNQAMVRRHLLTEARAAGDTQLEVAIIEEALGNFHRYFFIMPTLAAFELECYRRIEAGGTLSAPDLIELTADLLHQGYGDGVTMDRERSGILWAQFSTHLYANFYAYQYATGISAAHQLLEQFSEDEAAARETYLRFLKSGGSLDPIDALREAGVDMLSPDPVQATFRTLEQYVGRLEELLGKV from the coding sequence ATGACTGCAGCACAATCCAGCGAAAAGCCCAGCCGCCTTCCCGCCCGCGCCGAGGTGCCCCGGGAGCAGACCTGGGACATCGAGGCGCTGTACGCCACCCCCCAGGCCTGGGAGGCCGAGGCCGAGGCGTTGCCAGGGGCCATCGACGCGCTGGCGGCGCACGCTGGCGGGCTTAACAGTCCCGAAGCCCTGCTGACCTACCTGAGCGCGGCCGACGACGTGGAACTGCGGCTGACCCGTTTCTTCTCCTATGCCAGTATGAGTGCCAGTGTGGACGGTCACGATGCGGTGGCCGCCGCCCGCCGGGACCGGGCCAGCAGCGTTGCCGCCCGTTACGGCAGCGTGTCCGCCTTCTTCCGCCCTGAACTGCTGGCGCTGGACGAAACCACGGTCTCGCAGTGGCTGGATCGCCCCGATTTTGCCGATCAGCGGGTCCGCCTGGACCGCATCCTCCGCAACCGCCCGCACGTCCGCAGCGCCGAGGTGGAGGAACTGCTGGGCGCGGTGGCCTCACCCTTCGCCTCCGAGCGCAGCATTCACCCGGCGCTGGCGAATATGGACCTGCGATTCGGTACGGCGGGGGGCGTCAAGGTCACGCAGGGCAACGTGGACAGTCTGATCAGTGGACCGAACCGCGAGGTCCGCCGCGAGGCCTGGGAAAACTACGCTGACGCCCATCTGGCTGCCCGCCACTCGCAGGCCGCCATGTACGCCACCAACGTCCGCCAGAGCGTGTTTCTGGCTCGCGCCCGTAATTACCCCGATGCCATCACCGCTTCGCTCGCGCCGGACCGTATTCCAGTTGAAGTCGTGACCACCCTGCTCGACACCTACCGCGCCAACACTCCCATCTGGCACCGCTACTGGCGCGTCCGCCGTGACTGGCTGGGCCTGCAGGAGCTGCGCGAGTACGACGTGAAAGCCTCGCTGGTGCCGCCCCGCAAGGTGGAATACGCGCAGGCGGTGGACTGGATTGCAGCCGGCATGGCCCCGCTGGGCGAGGACTATGTGAAGGACCTGCGCTTCGGCCTGACGGAAGACCGCTGGACCGACTACGCCGAGAACGACGGCAAGCGCCAGGGCGCGTATAGCAACGGCGGCGGGCGGGTCAAGCCGTACATCTTCATGACCTGGAACGGTACGCTGGGCAGCTACAGCACGCTGGCTCACGAAATCGGCCACTCGATGCACTCGCTGTTGTCCATGCGGGAGCATCCCTACTCGGTACCGCGCTACACGCTGTTCCACGCTGAGGTCGCCAGCAATTTCAATCAGGCCATGGTCCGCCGTCACCTGCTCACAGAGGCCCGCGCCGCCGGGGATACCCAGCTGGAAGTCGCGATCATTGAGGAGGCGCTGGGCAACTTCCACCGCTACTTCTTCATCATGCCTACACTGGCCGCTTTCGAGCTGGAGTGCTACCGCCGGATTGAGGCTGGGGGGACCCTCAGTGCCCCAGACCTGATCGAACTGACGGCCGATCTGCTTCACCAGGGGTATGGCGACGGCGTGACCATGGACCGCGAGCGCAGCGGCATCCTGTGGGCGCAGTTCTCCACGCACCTGTACGCCAACTTCTACGCCTACCAGTACGCCACGGGCATCAGCGCGGCGCATCAGCTCCTGGAACAGTTTAGCGAGGACGAAGCGGCGGCCCGCGAGACCTACCTGCGCTTCCTGAAGTCTGGCGGCAGTCTCGATCCCATCGATGCGCTCCGGGAGGCCGGCGTGGATATGCTCTCGCCCGATCCCGTGCAGGCGACGTTCCGCACCCTGGAGCAGTATGTCGGTCGCCTGGAAGAGTTGCTGGGCAAGGTCTAA
- a CDS encoding DUF1775 domain-containing protein, with amino-acid sequence MSKLLALSAALLLSFAAAHATVKTEMGQSESGAGKSETYRLQVPVEKDIATTQVRLVVPAGVGVSRFQVTPGFARTVTRNADGLVTEVVWTGNIAPMEYARFFFHAKNPEAAGELVWKVYQTYADGSVVAWDDTQPDTAPASHTTVK; translated from the coding sequence ATGTCTAAACTCTTAGCGCTGTCCGCTGCGCTGCTGCTGTCCTTCGCCGCTGCCCACGCCACGGTGAAGACCGAAATGGGCCAGTCCGAATCCGGAGCTGGCAAATCCGAGACCTACCGCCTGCAGGTGCCTGTCGAGAAGGACATCGCCACCACCCAGGTTCGCCTGGTGGTTCCCGCGGGCGTGGGCGTCAGCCGCTTTCAGGTCACGCCTGGCTTTGCCCGCACCGTCACCAGAAACGCCGACGGGCTGGTGACCGAGGTGGTCTGGACGGGCAACATCGCCCCGATGGAATACGCCCGCTTCTTCTTCCACGCAAAGAACCCGGAAGCGGCGGGTGAACTGGTCTGGAAGGTTTACCAGACCTACGCCGACGGCAGTGTGGTGGCCTGGGACGACACCCAGCCCGACACGGCGCCTGCCAGTCACACCACCGTCAAATAA
- the lysX gene encoding lysine biosynthesis protein LysX, with amino-acid sequence MAELAVLYDRIRPDEKMLFEALDALGTPYDKVYVPHLKLTFDGAGAQAVPWKVAIERCVSQTRGHAVTRALEGFGVQVINPGHVIELCGDKLATNACLYAAGLPTPRTGVSFDGDAALEQIEALGYPLVLKPTVGSWGRMVSKLNDRDAAEAVIEHKEVLGGPQHGIFYVQELVNKPERDIRAFVVGGECIGAIYRTSAHWITNTARGATASKCEVTPELADLAVRAAAAVDGRIVAIDLVEDPERGLLVIEINHTMEFKNSVATTGVDIPRRMGEYAIGLLREVSHGQAS; translated from the coding sequence ATGGCCGAACTCGCTGTTCTGTATGACCGCATTCGCCCAGACGAGAAAATGCTGTTCGAGGCATTGGACGCCCTGGGTACGCCCTACGACAAGGTGTACGTCCCCCACCTGAAATTGACCTTTGACGGGGCAGGCGCGCAGGCCGTGCCGTGGAAGGTGGCCATCGAACGCTGCGTCAGCCAAACGCGTGGGCACGCGGTCACGCGCGCCTTGGAAGGGTTTGGTGTGCAGGTAATCAATCCCGGTCACGTCATCGAACTGTGCGGCGACAAGCTGGCGACAAATGCCTGCCTGTACGCTGCGGGTTTGCCCACGCCGCGCACAGGAGTCAGCTTCGACGGTGACGCCGCGCTGGAACAGATCGAGGCTCTAGGCTACCCGCTGGTGCTCAAGCCCACCGTCGGTTCGTGGGGGCGCATGGTCAGCAAGCTCAACGACCGCGACGCCGCCGAGGCTGTGATCGAGCACAAGGAAGTCCTGGGCGGGCCGCAGCACGGCATCTTCTACGTGCAGGAACTGGTGAACAAGCCCGAACGCGACATCCGGGCCTTCGTGGTTGGCGGCGAATGTATCGGCGCGATCTACCGCACATCAGCGCACTGGATCACCAACACGGCACGCGGCGCGACGGCCAGCAAGTGCGAGGTCACGCCCGAACTCGCCGATCTGGCGGTGCGCGCCGCCGCCGCCGTGGATGGCCGGATCGTCGCCATCGATCTGGTCGAAGATCCCGAGCGCGGTCTGCTGGTCATTGAGATCAACCACACCATGGAATTCAAGAACAGCGTGGCCACCACGGGCGTGGACATCCCGCGCCGGATGGGGGAGTACGCCATTGGTCTGCTGAGAGAGGTGTCCCACGGTCAGGCCAGCTAG
- a CDS encoding copper resistance protein CopC, whose amino-acid sequence MRALLLLLALALGTASAHTTVLSITPTADASVAAPKEVVFKFSEPIELRFSTFRVMALGAEMKPEDGAKAALTLKPDAPELVSRPITARTLAAQLRIPLRPGLNAGTYVVAWKLLSEDGHPVTGHSVFTVK is encoded by the coding sequence ATGCGCGCACTCTTGCTGTTGCTGGCGCTGGCCCTCGGCACCGCCAGCGCCCATACCACCGTCCTGTCCATCACGCCCACAGCCGATGCCAGTGTGGCCGCCCCGAAAGAGGTGGTCTTCAAATTCAGCGAACCCATTGAGCTGCGTTTCAGTACCTTCCGCGTGATGGCTCTGGGCGCGGAGATGAAGCCTGAAGATGGGGCCAAAGCGGCCTTGACCCTCAAGCCCGACGCCCCCGAACTCGTGAGCCGACCGATCACTGCCCGGACTCTGGCCGCGCAGCTTCGCATTCCGCTCAGGCCCGGTCTGAACGCCGGAACCTACGTGGTGGCCTGGAAACTTCTGTCCGAGGACGGCCATCCGGTCACGGGGCACAGCGTCTTCACCGTGAAGTGA
- the lysW gene encoding lysine biosynthesis protein LysW, with amino-acid sequence MTTIQFENPDTGASIELTNPELGELVIDDETGVEYEVVSVDPPRLEAAPQEAEDWGE; translated from the coding sequence ATGACTACCATTCAATTTGAAAATCCAGATACCGGTGCGTCCATTGAGTTGACGAACCCCGAACTCGGCGAACTGGTCATTGACGACGAAACTGGCGTGGAGTACGAGGTGGTGTCGGTGGATCCACCTCGCCTGGAAGCTGCCCCGCAGGAAGCGGAGGACTGGGGAGAGTAA
- a CDS encoding heavy metal translocating P-type ATPase, translating to MDSSSPSPGAAPLQYFVDGMDCASCVQKVEQMVGRLPGTAEVRTSFARQTLKLELDETQTSRAELEKNLRALGYTPSLQEAPQSGTPPAAQHSSAQDHEGHDHAGHVHEVLPAGTPWYAGRQGRLVIFSGVLLGLAWGFGFIEPGLSVYGYIAATALGVWPLAKQAYASARLGDPFSINMLVSLAAIGAVLIGQAAEGAVVVFFFAIGELLEGVAAGRARAGIQALSALAPKTALLVDAVGTREVPADSLQVGQTVQVRPGGRVPADGTILSGTSSLDDSPVTGESMPVSKTVGDPVFAGSINTDGVLSIQVDREASDNTIARIIHLVEEAEGSKAATARFIDRFSRYYTPGVVLVSALVALVPPLVFGSAWSPWLYKGITLLLIGCPCALVLSVPAAITSGISAGTRRGLLIKGGAALEAIGTVKTVAFDKTGTLTAGKPRVTDVLGVGVTEREVLRLAAAVEAGSSHPLAQAITKEAIRQNVTAPIAQDARALAGKGVRARVEGRDLFISSPQHAASTLSVTPDLRDRLTALEEQGKTAVVLHSEGEVLGVLAIRDEPRADARDAIARLRAMGVNAVMLTGDNARTGRAIASGLGLEVQSELLPEDKLRLIAELKGQGGVAMVGDGINDAPALAQADVGIAMGGGTDVALETADAALLRERVQGVADLVQLSRDTMTNIKWNIAFALGLKAIFLVTTLLGYTNLWMAILADTGATAIVTANALRLLGWSGQTTGQTAAPSRLPATPGA from the coding sequence ATGGACTCCTCCTCTCCTTCTCCCGGTGCCGCGCCTCTGCAGTATTTCGTGGACGGTATGGACTGCGCGAGTTGTGTGCAGAAGGTCGAGCAAATGGTGGGGCGACTGCCAGGGACGGCGGAGGTCAGAACCAGTTTCGCCAGGCAGACCCTCAAGCTGGAGCTGGACGAGACGCAGACTTCCCGCGCGGAGCTGGAGAAGAACCTGAGGGCGCTGGGCTACACGCCATCCTTGCAGGAGGCGCCCCAGAGCGGGACCCCCCCTGCCGCGCAACATTCCTCGGCACAGGACCATGAGGGGCATGACCACGCCGGACACGTCCATGAAGTGCTGCCCGCCGGAACGCCGTGGTACGCGGGCAGGCAGGGCAGGCTGGTGATCTTCTCAGGGGTGCTTCTGGGCCTGGCCTGGGGCTTCGGTTTCATTGAGCCTGGGCTATCTGTTTACGGGTATATCGCGGCCACCGCGCTGGGGGTCTGGCCGCTGGCGAAACAGGCGTATGCCAGCGCGCGGCTGGGCGATCCGTTCTCGATCAACATGCTGGTGTCGCTGGCGGCCATCGGCGCGGTGCTAATCGGGCAGGCGGCAGAGGGCGCGGTGGTGGTCTTCTTCTTCGCCATCGGAGAACTGCTGGAGGGCGTGGCGGCAGGCCGGGCACGGGCCGGAATTCAGGCGCTGTCGGCGTTGGCCCCCAAGACGGCGCTGCTGGTGGATGCGGTCGGGACGCGCGAAGTGCCCGCCGATTCGCTGCAGGTTGGACAGACCGTGCAGGTGCGCCCCGGCGGACGGGTTCCGGCGGACGGCACGATTCTGAGCGGCACGTCCAGCCTGGACGACAGCCCGGTGACGGGCGAGAGCATGCCAGTCAGCAAAACAGTGGGCGATCCCGTGTTTGCGGGGAGCATCAACACCGACGGCGTGCTGAGCATCCAGGTGGACCGGGAGGCCAGCGACAACACTATCGCCCGCATCATTCATCTGGTAGAGGAGGCCGAGGGCAGCAAGGCGGCCACCGCCCGTTTCATAGACCGGTTCAGCCGCTACTACACCCCAGGGGTGGTGCTGGTGTCGGCGCTGGTGGCCCTCGTTCCGCCGCTCGTCTTTGGCTCAGCGTGGTCTCCGTGGCTGTACAAGGGCATCACATTGCTGCTGATCGGCTGCCCCTGCGCGCTGGTCCTGAGCGTGCCTGCGGCGATCACCAGCGGCATCAGCGCGGGGACGCGGCGCGGACTGCTGATCAAGGGCGGCGCGGCACTGGAGGCGATCGGCACCGTCAAGACCGTGGCCTTCGACAAGACCGGCACGCTGACGGCGGGCAAGCCACGCGTGACCGACGTGCTGGGTGTGGGCGTCACAGAACGTGAAGTGCTGAGACTGGCCGCCGCCGTCGAAGCAGGCAGTTCCCATCCCCTGGCGCAGGCCATTACGAAAGAGGCCATCCGTCAGAACGTCACCGCTCCCATCGCGCAGGACGCCAGGGCTCTCGCCGGCAAGGGCGTTCGTGCCAGGGTGGAAGGCCGTGACCTCTTCATCAGCTCGCCCCAGCACGCCGCCAGCACGCTGAGCGTGACGCCGGACCTGCGTGACCGACTGACGGCACTGGAGGAGCAGGGCAAGACGGCGGTGGTGCTGCACAGCGAAGGTGAGGTCCTGGGCGTCCTGGCGATCCGGGACGAGCCGCGCGCAGACGCCAGAGACGCCATTGCCCGCCTGAGAGCAATGGGCGTGAACGCCGTGATGTTGACGGGCGACAACGCCCGCACAGGCCGTGCCATCGCGTCCGGGCTGGGGCTGGAGGTCCAGTCGGAACTGCTGCCCGAGGACAAGCTGCGCCTGATTGCCGAACTGAAGGGACAGGGCGGGGTGGCGATGGTGGGGGACGGCATCAACGACGCCCCGGCGCTGGCCCAGGCGGACGTGGGCATTGCGATGGGCGGCGGCACCGACGTGGCGCTGGAAACGGCGGACGCAGCCCTGCTGCGCGAGCGGGTGCAGGGCGTGGCTGATCTGGTCCAACTGTCGCGCGACACCATGACCAACATCAAATGGAATATCGCCTTTGCGCTGGGCCTCAAGGCCATCTTTCTGGTCACGACGCTGTTGGGCTACACCAACCTGTGGATGGCGATTCTGGCCGACACCGGGGCAACGGCGATTGTCACGGCCAACGCGCTGAGGCTGCTGGGATGGAGCGGCCAGACGACGGGGCAGACCGCCGCGCCGTCTCGCCTGCCGGCCACCCCGGGAGCCTGA
- a CDS encoding phosphoglycerate kinase, whose protein sequence is MQTLDQLDVNGKRVLVRVDYNVPIKDGVVQDDTRVTASLPTIRRLLEMGAASVVLMSHFGRPKSGPEAKYSLQPVADVLSRALGQDVTFIESLPSSDETLVAVRNLKAGSVALLENVRFEAGEEKNDWSLNARLARLGDAFVLDAFGSAHRAHSSVSGVAAELPHAAGLLLQREVDALGRLLHDPARPYVVIIGGAKVSDKIKVIENLLPKVDRMLIGGGMAYTFIKSRGGQIGDSIHEDDQLDLAKRLLSEFGDKLMLPSDVIAADAFSADANTKVVPSDQIPDGWQGLDAGPETVRAYTEALQGAKTVFWNGPLGVFEFEAFAGGTNAIATAVGNLGDAYTVIGGGDSVSAINKSGQADRVSHISTGGGASLELLEGQALPGVEAMA, encoded by the coding sequence ATGCAAACGCTCGATCAACTGGACGTTAATGGCAAGCGTGTGCTGGTCCGTGTGGATTACAACGTGCCGATCAAGGACGGCGTAGTGCAGGACGACACCCGCGTGACTGCCAGTCTGCCCACCATCAGGAGGCTGCTGGAGATGGGCGCAGCTTCAGTGGTGCTGATGAGCCACTTCGGACGCCCCAAGAGCGGGCCGGAGGCCAAATACAGCCTGCAACCCGTGGCGGATGTGCTGTCGCGGGCGCTGGGCCAGGACGTGACCTTCATCGAAAGCCTGCCGTCCAGCGACGAAACCCTGGTGGCGGTGCGGAACCTGAAGGCCGGGAGCGTGGCCCTGCTGGAAAACGTGCGTTTCGAGGCAGGAGAGGAAAAGAACGATTGGTCCCTGAACGCCAGACTGGCGCGGCTGGGAGACGCCTTCGTACTGGACGCCTTTGGCAGCGCCCACCGGGCACATTCGTCGGTCAGCGGCGTGGCGGCAGAGTTGCCGCACGCGGCGGGTCTGCTGCTTCAACGCGAGGTGGACGCGCTGGGCCGGTTGCTGCACGATCCGGCGCGTCCCTACGTAGTCATCATTGGCGGGGCCAAGGTCAGCGACAAGATCAAGGTGATCGAGAATCTGCTGCCGAAGGTGGACCGCATGCTGATCGGCGGCGGTATGGCCTACACCTTCATCAAGTCGCGCGGCGGTCAGATCGGGGACAGCATCCACGAGGACGATCAGCTCGACCTCGCAAAGCGCCTGCTGTCCGAATTCGGCGACAAGCTGATGTTGCCCAGCGACGTGATCGCCGCCGACGCTTTCAGCGCGGACGCGAACACCAAGGTCGTGCCCAGCGACCAGATTCCTGATGGCTGGCAGGGGTTGGACGCCGGGCCAGAGACCGTCAGGGCCTACACCGAGGCGCTCCAGGGCGCAAAGACCGTGTTCTGGAATGGCCCGCTGGGCGTTTTCGAGTTCGAGGCCTTCGCGGGCGGGACCAACGCGATTGCCACCGCCGTGGGTAACCTGGGTGACGCCTACACCGTCATCGGCGGCGGCGACAGCGTGAGTGCCATCAACAAGAGCGGACAGGCTGACCGGGTGTCTCACATCAGTACCGGTGGCGGCGCGAGCCTGGAACTGCTGGAAGGTCAGGCGCTGCCCGGTGTGGAGGCGATGGCGTAA
- the gap gene encoding type I glyceraldehyde-3-phosphate dehydrogenase, protein MKVGINGFGRIGRLVFRILMDRGVDVVAINDLTDNKTLATLLKYDSTAGRFNGTVDYDEDSMTVNGNRIHTLAERDPANIKWGEMGADIVIESTGIFTNREGASKHLAGGAKKVLITAPAKNEDFSIVLGVNEQDYDPKNHNIISNASCTTNSLGAPMKLLDEAFGIEKAIMTTVHSYTNDQRILDLPHSDLRRARAAAINIIPTSTGAAKAVSQVYPKLKGKFDGTSLRVPTPVGSISDVVVILGRDVTVDEVNDVFRKAAEGSHKGIISYTEDPIVLQDIVGDPHSAIIDGGLTMAMGNLVKFFSWYDNEWGYSNRIADLVELVQEKGV, encoded by the coding sequence ATGAAAGTGGGCATTAACGGATTTGGCCGCATCGGGCGTCTGGTATTCCGCATCCTGATGGACCGGGGCGTGGATGTGGTGGCGATCAACGATCTGACCGACAACAAAACCCTGGCGACGTTGCTCAAGTACGACAGCACCGCCGGACGCTTCAACGGCACTGTGGACTACGACGAAGACAGCATGACCGTCAACGGCAACAGGATCCACACGCTGGCCGAACGCGATCCTGCCAACATCAAGTGGGGCGAGATGGGTGCGGACATCGTGATCGAGTCCACCGGGATTTTCACCAACCGTGAGGGTGCGAGCAAGCACCTGGCCGGCGGCGCGAAGAAAGTGCTGATCACCGCCCCAGCCAAGAACGAGGACTTCTCCATCGTGTTGGGCGTCAACGAGCAGGATTACGATCCCAAGAACCACAACATCATCAGCAACGCGAGTTGCACCACCAACAGCCTGGGTGCGCCGATGAAACTGCTGGACGAGGCGTTTGGCATCGAGAAAGCCATCATGACCACGGTCCACAGTTACACCAACGATCAGCGCATTCTGGACCTGCCGCACAGCGACCTGCGCCGGGCGCGCGCCGCCGCGATCAACATCATCCCCACCAGCACCGGCGCGGCGAAGGCCGTCTCGCAGGTGTACCCTAAGCTGAAGGGCAAATTCGACGGCACCTCGTTGCGCGTCCCCACGCCCGTGGGCAGCATCAGCGACGTGGTGGTCATCCTGGGTCGCGACGTGACCGTGGATGAGGTCAACGACGTGTTCCGCAAGGCCGCCGAGGGCAGCCACAAGGGCATCATCAGCTACACCGAAGATCCGATTGTCCTGCAGGACATCGTGGGCGATCCGCACAGCGCGATCATCGACGGCGGCCTGACCATGGCGATGGGCAATCTGGTCAAATTCTTCTCGTGGTATGACAACGAGTGGGGTTACAGCAACCGCATCGCCGATCTGGTGGAACTGGTCCAGGAAAAAGGCGTCTAA